GCGGCCCCATCTCACTGACGGTAGCTCTCACAGGATGTCCCTGCTTGCCGAAGACATCCCAGAACACCACGGGACACCCCGCAAAGCTCCACTCCCCCAGACCCATTGCCGCAACCCGCACATCGAACTTTGGCGAACTCTTCCCCGCTTGCGAGATTCCCGACAGGTCTCCCTTCACATCCGCCGCAAACACTGGCACCCCAATCGAACTCAATGCCTCCGCCATCACCTGCAGCGTAACCGTCTTGCCCGTACCTGTGGCCCCCGCCACCAGACCATGTCGATTCGTCATTCCCGGCAACAAGTAAAGTTCATCCGTGCCCTTCGCAATCATCGGCATCTCAATCATCGGTTCACTCCCAACTCTCAATCTGCCTGAAGACTACACGGCGTCGTGCCAACATCAAAGCCATGCCGCTTCACCATCCGCACCACCTCAATCGCCTCCCCACTGCCAACCGGAACCTGCCTCCGTTCCACCTCTCGATATCCCCGTCGCGCATACAGGGACACACCGGTCAAGGTACTGCCCATCTCAAACTGGGTGAAACCTTCCGCCACCGCCGCCTCCTCAGCAGCCGCAAGAATCAGCCCCCCCAACCCCTTCCGCGCATAATCAGGATGCACAAAGATCGCCCGAATCTTCGCCGCATCCACCACCGGATTCAACCTCTCCGGAGCAATCTTCTCCACCTGATGGTCGCCTCCATACAGCGTCTTCCGGAAGCTCCATCCACCACACCCTGCAACCTTACCGCCTTCAGCAATCGCGACAAAGTAAGTACCATCCGCAATCAACTGGCTGTCCACCGTAAACACCGTCGCCAGCGCGCCCTCCCTCTGCACCGCGGAATAATCCTCCACTTGCAGTCCGCGCACCGAAGCCTTGATTAGCTCGCGAATCGCCGCCACATCCTCCGCTGTAGCCACTCTCAATTGAAATCGCATCGTCAGCCAAGTATAAAAGCCCAGAACTAACCTTGGTCATGCACCGGAACGACACTTTGTGAAATTTCTAGTCACGGGAAGTTCAGGTCACCTGGGTGAGGCTCTGGTTCGAACTTTGCATAGTTTGAATCACGAGGTGGTGGGACTCGATATTTTGGAATCTCCCTTTACGACTCACATCGGCTCGATATCGGAGCGGTCTGTCGTAATGCATTGCATGAGCCCAGTCACGTTGCAACCCATAGCCGACAGGAGTTTGTCGACACCAATATCACCGGTACGCTCAATCTGCTGGAAGCCGCTGTCTCCGCAGGCGTCAAGTCCTTCGTCTACACGAGCACAACCAGTGTGTTTGGTGACGCTCTGGTGCCCCCTCCTGGACTTCCCGCCGCATGGATCACCGAAGAGGTAACGCCCGTACCCGAAAATATCTACGGCGTGACCAAGGCAGCCGCCGAGGACCTCTGTCAGCTATTCCATCGCAATCAAGATCTCCCATGCATCGTGCTAAGAACATCTCGATTCTTCCCCGAGGAGGATGACAACAAGGAAGTGCGGGGAGCCTTCTCGGAAGAGAATTTGAAGGCGAACGAATACACCTCTATAGGCGTGTTGATATCGAAGATGTAGTGAGCGCACATTTGCTGGCTGCAGAACGCGCACCGGCTCTCGGGTTCCGAAGATATATCGTCAGCGCAACAACCCCATTCCACCAGGGCGATCTCGAACGCCTCCGAGACGATGCACCCGAAGTCGTACGTGAGCGTGTTCCAGGCTACGAGGTCCCATACCGTCAACGAAGCTGGAAGATGTTTCCAGGTATCGAACGGGTTTATGTGAACGAACGTGCCCGCAACGAACTGGGATGGTTGCCGCATATGATTTCAGCTCTGTCATCAGTCACCTCAACGCCAGGGCTGATCTGCAAAGTCCCCTCGCAAGAGCAATTGGAGCCAAGGGCTATCACCACGAAGCATTCTCTCAGGGACCATATCCCGTGGATGAGGTCCCCACCAAAGCCTGACGAAAACCCCTGCGCCTTGTCGAGTCCTTAGCGCAGGACTAAACTCCTCCCATGCGCCGACCTGCTCTGCACCTCCTAGCCCTCGCTCTGCTCCTCCCCCTCACCTCTACGATCCACGCGCAGGACTGGGCCAAGACCCGTCTCGAAGCCTCACCCCGCCACCACGAATACGTCCCGCTCAAACACGGCGACCGCACCGTTCAGGCCTTCGTCGTCTATCCCGAGGTCAAAACGAAGGCCCCCGTCGTCATTCTCATCCACGAGATCTTCGGGCTCAGCGACTGGGCCAAAGAGATGGCCGACGAGTTAGCCGCGCAGGGCTTCATCGTCATCGCTCCCGACCTGCTCACCGGCTTCGGCCCCAACGGCGGCGGCTCCGACGCCTTCCCCAATCAGGACGCCAGCGTCAAAGCCGTCTCCGGTCTCGATCCCGTCGTCGTCAACGCAGACCTCGACGCCGCCGCAGACTACGGCAAAAAGCTCCCCGCAGCCAACGGCAAGCTCGCCGTCACAGGCTTCTGCTGGGGAGGCGGCAAATCCTTCGCCTTCGCCGCTCACCGCAAAGATCTCTCCGCCGCCTTCGTCTTCTACGGCCCCGGCCCCTCGGACGTCACCACAATCACCGCCCCTGTCTACGGCTTCTACGCTGGCAATGATGCCCGCATCGGTGCAACCCTGCCCGCCACCACCGAGGCTATGAAGGCTGCCGGAAAGAAATATGAACCCATCACCTACGACGGTGCAGGCCACGGCTTCATGCGCGCCGGCGAAGACCCCGGCAACACCGTCCCTGGCAACAAAACCGCACGCGAACAGGCCTTCACCCGTCTCGTCACGCTTATCAAGGAGATGAAGGCAGCCCCCGTTGCCGCCAACGCCAGCCACAGCAAAACCGTAGCGCAAAGATCACAGCCCGCCGT
The Edaphobacter lichenicola genome window above contains:
- a CDS encoding GNAT family N-acetyltransferase, which gives rise to MATAEDVAAIRELIKASVRGLQVEDYSAVQREGALATVFTVDSQLIADGTYFVAIAEGGKVAGCGGWSFRKTLYGGDHQVEKIAPERLNPVVDAAKIRAIFVHPDYARKGLGGLILAAAEEAAVAEGFTQFEMGSTLTGVSLYARRGYREVERRQVPVGSGEAIEVVRMVKRHGFDVGTTPCSLQAD
- a CDS encoding NAD-dependent epimerase/dehydratase family protein — encoded protein: MHEPSHVATHSRQEFVDTNITGTLNLLEAAVSAGVKSFVYTSTTSVFGDALVPPPGLPAAWITEEVTPVPENIYGVTKAAAEDLCQLFHRNQDLPCIVLRTSRFFPEEDDNKEVRGAFSEENLKANEYTSIGVLISKM
- a CDS encoding dienelactone hydrolase family protein; its protein translation is MRRPALHLLALALLLPLTSTIHAQDWAKTRLEASPRHHEYVPLKHGDRTVQAFVVYPEVKTKAPVVILIHEIFGLSDWAKEMADELAAQGFIVIAPDLLTGFGPNGGGSDAFPNQDASVKAVSGLDPVVVNADLDAAADYGKKLPAANGKLAVTGFCWGGGKSFAFAAHRKDLSAAFVFYGPGPSDVTTITAPVYGFYAGNDARIGATLPATTEAMKAAGKKYEPITYDGAGHGFMRAGEDPGNTVPGNKTAREQAFTRLVTLIKEMKAAPVAANASHSKTVAQRSQPAVSCHATTNTAKASPTSQPTETAAIM